CACCTACGTGATCATCTCGCTGTTCTCCTCGATGCTCTTCCTCACCGCCATCGCCATGACGTACGCGGCCACCGGCACCGCCAACTTCGGCCAGCTCGCGGGACGGCTGGCCGACCTCCCCATCGGCGTACAGACCCTCATCCAGGCGCTGCTGCTGACCGTCTTCGCGATCAAGGCCGCCGTCTTCCCGCTCGCCGCCTGGCTCCCCGACTCCTACCCCACCGCCCCGGCCCCCGTGACCGCCGTCTTCGCCGGACTCCTCACCAAGGTCGGCGTCTACTGCATGCTGCGCACCGAGACCCTGCTCTTCCCGGGCAACCGCCTCGGCGACCTCCTGATGGCCGTCGCGCTGGCCTCGATGGTCATCGGCATCCTCGGCGCGGTCGCCCAGACCGACCTGAAGCGGCTGCTCTCCTTCACCCTGATCAGCCACATCGGCTACATGGTCTTCGGGATCGGCCTCGCCACCCGCGAGGCGTACGGCGGGGCCATCGTGTACGTCGCCCACCACATCACCGTCCAGACGACCCTGTTCCTCGTCGCCGGGCTCATCGAACGCCGGGGCGGCACCACGGAGCTGACCCGGCTCGGCGGGCTGGCCAGGGCCGCGCCGATGCTCGCCGTGCTGTTCTTCGTCCCCGCGATGAACCTCGCCGGGATCCCCCCGCTGTCCGGCTTCATCGGCAAGCTCGGGCTGATGCGCGCCGGTGTCGCCGACGGCGGCGGCTGGGCCTGGCTGCTGGTCGCGGGCTCGGCGGCCACCAGCCTGCTGACGCTGTACGTGGTCGCCAAGGTCTGGAACCTGGCGTTCTGGCGCGCCGCCCCGCCCGGCCAGGCCGCCGCCGGAACGGTCCTGGAGTCCGGCGACGACAGCGACGACGACGCGGACGCGGGCCCCGACAGCATCCCCGGCACCGGCGACGAGGGAGTCGAGCCCGTCCACCGCCCGGCGGGCCGGGCCGTCGCCGCGACCCTGCACGAACGGGCCGTCATCACCACCAGCCGGCTGCCCCGCCCGATGGTCGCGGCCACCGCCGCGACCATCGGGATCGGCCTCGCCTTCACGGTGTTCGCCGACCCCCTCACCGCCTTCACCGACCGCACGGCCGCCGAGCTCCTCCAGCGGACCCCTTACGTCCAGGAGGTGCTGCGCCGGTGAAACGCATCCTCGGCCTCTCGTTCCGCAACGCCGATCTGCCGCCGCTGAGCGCCGAGTTCGGCACCCGCCGCCGACGCGTTCTGGACCTGCCGCTGATCGCCTGGCTCACCCTCATCTGGGTGCTGCTCTGGTCCACCCTCACCTGGGCCAACGTCATCACCGGCCTGGTCGTCTCGGTCGCCGTCTGCCTCGCCTTCCCGCTGCCCCGGGTCGACCTCGGACTGCGGCTCCACCCCTGGGGCATCCTGCGCCTGGTCGGCTATCTCCTCTACGACATGTACACCTCCGGGGTGAAGGTCACCCGGCAGATCTTCCACGGCCTGCCGCACCGGGCCGCCGTGATCGGGGTGCCCCTGCGCTGCCGCAGCGACCTGATGCTCGCGGCCACCGCCGTCGCCGTCTCCAACGTCCCCGGCGGCTCCATCATCGAGGTGCGCCGGGCCACCGCCACCGTCTTCCTGCACGTCCTGGACGCCGACCGCCCCGAGGAGCTCGAAGCCGCCAGGCGCCAGGTGTGGCGGATCGAGGAACTGACCGTACGGGCCTTCGGCACCCCCGACGAGATCGCCCGGGTCGCCGACCCCCCGCCACCGCCCCAGCTCGCCGCAGGGAGGCCCGCACCATGACCGCGCCCGAACAGGTCGACCGCGTCCTGCTGACCGCCGCCGTCGTCCTGATCCTGCTCGCCGGCGCCCTCCTGCTGGCCCGGATCTGGCGGGGCCCCTCCATGCTGGACCGGGCCATCTCGCTGGACGTCTGCGCCGCCCTGATCATCGCCGGACTCGCCGCCAAGTCGGCGTTCGCCCGGGACCCGTTCTACTTCCCGATCATGCTGGTGCTGGCGTTCCTCGGGTTCACCGGCTCGGTGGGCATCGCCCGCTTCATCGCCGTACGCGACCGGCCCCGCCCCCCGCATCCCGACGAGGCCCAGGAGGACCCCCGGTGAGTCTCTGGCTCGCGATCATCGACACGACCGGCGCCGCGCTGCTCTTCATCGGCGCCGCGATCTGTCTGCTCGGCGTGATCGGCATGATCCGGCTGCCCGACGTCCTCTCCCGCAGCCACGCCGCGACCAAGCCGCAGACCCTCGGCATGATCCTGGTGCTGGCCGGGGTCGCGCTGCGGCTGCGCAGCGGCATGGACCTCGCGACCCTCGGCCTCATCGC
The nucleotide sequence above comes from Streptomyces sp. NBC_01116. Encoded proteins:
- the mnhG gene encoding monovalent cation/H(+) antiporter subunit G; its protein translation is MSLWLAIIDTTGAALLFIGAAICLLGVIGMIRLPDVLSRSHAATKPQTLGMILVLAGVALRLRSGMDLATLGLIAFFQMLTGPVASHLVARSAYRTGQIDHGELLFDELDEQLTDSR
- a CDS encoding Na+/H+ antiporter subunit D produces the protein MNALVPLPVLLPLCATGLSLAFGTRLGRFQRFISVAVLSAVLALSVILMIAADRQGPLSVHLGDFAPPLGITLVADRLSGLMLTVSSAVTLCVLVYSLGQGMTDRDKETPLAVFHPAYLILVAGVSCTFLAGDLVNLYVGFEIMLVASFVLLTLGGTGPRMRAGSTYVIISLFSSMLFLTAIAMTYAATGTANFGQLAGRLADLPIGVQTLIQALLLTVFAIKAAVFPLAAWLPDSYPTAPAPVTAVFAGLLTKVGVYCMLRTETLLFPGNRLGDLLMAVALASMVIGILGAVAQTDLKRLLSFTLISHIGYMVFGIGLATREAYGGAIVYVAHHITVQTTLFLVAGLIERRGGTTELTRLGGLARAAPMLAVLFFVPAMNLAGIPPLSGFIGKLGLMRAGVADGGGWAWLLVAGSAATSLLTLYVVAKVWNLAFWRAAPPGQAAAGTVLESGDDSDDDADAGPDSIPGTGDEGVEPVHRPAGRAVAATLHERAVITTSRLPRPMVAATAATIGIGLAFTVFADPLTAFTDRTAAELLQRTPYVQEVLRR
- a CDS encoding Na+/H+ antiporter subunit E produces the protein MKRILGLSFRNADLPPLSAEFGTRRRRVLDLPLIAWLTLIWVLLWSTLTWANVITGLVVSVAVCLAFPLPRVDLGLRLHPWGILRLVGYLLYDMYTSGVKVTRQIFHGLPHRAAVIGVPLRCRSDLMLAATAVAVSNVPGGSIIEVRRATATVFLHVLDADRPEELEAARRQVWRIEELTVRAFGTPDEIARVADPPPPPQLAAGRPAP
- a CDS encoding monovalent cation/H+ antiporter complex subunit F, with the translated sequence MTAPEQVDRVLLTAAVVLILLAGALLLARIWRGPSMLDRAISLDVCAALIIAGLAAKSAFARDPFYFPIMLVLAFLGFTGSVGIARFIAVRDRPRPPHPDEAQEDPR